In a single window of the Raphanus sativus cultivar WK10039 chromosome 9, ASM80110v3, whole genome shotgun sequence genome:
- the LOC108827799 gene encoding probable pectate lyase 22, which translates to MLNSSHAFFTLVFLYLFFTALALSLPVSDPELVVEEVHRKINESISRRNLGYFSCETGNPIDDCWRCDKDWEKNRKRLADCGIGFGKNAIGGRDGEIYVVTDPGNDDPVNPKPGTLRYAVIQDQPLWIIFSRDMTIQLKEELIMNSFKTLDGRGASVHISGGPCITIQYVTNIIIHGLNIHDCKQGGNTYVRDSPEHYGWRTISDGDGVSIFGGSHVWVDHCSLSNCNDGLIDAIRGSTAITISNNYLTHHNKVMLLGHSDTYVQDKNMQVTIAFNHFGEGLVQRMPRCRHGYFHVVNNDYTHWEMYAIGGSANPTINSQGNRFLAPDGPDDKEVTKHEDAPESEWSNWNWRSEGDLMLNGAFFTLSGAGPTKSSSYSRASSLAARPSSRVGDLTIASGALSCKKGSHC; encoded by the exons ATGCTAAATTCATCACATGCATTCTTTACACTTGTCTTTCTTTACCTTTTCTTCACCGCATTGGCTTTGTCTTTGCCTGTTTCCGACCCCGAGCTCGTCGTTGAGGAAGTACACAG GAAAATAAACGAGTCTATATCAAGAAGGAACTTAGGGTACTTCTCGTGTGAGACCGGTAACCCAATTGATGATTGTTGGCGATGCGACAAAGATTGGGAGAAAAACCGAAAACGGTTAGCTGATTGTGGAATCGGTTTTGGCAAAAACGCAATTGGTGGTCGTGATGGCGAAATCTACGTAGTCACTGATCCAGGAAACGATGATccagtaaaccctaaacccggAACGCTAAGATATGCAGTAATCCAGGACCAACCTCTTTGGATCATATTTAGCCGTGACATGACGATCCAACTAAAAGAAGAACTCATAATGAACTCTTTCAAAACCCTAGACGGACGAGGTGCTTCCGTACACATCTCTGGTGGACCGTGCATAACCATACAATATGTGACCAACATTATAATCCATGGTTTAAACATACATGACTGTAAGCAAGGTGGGAACACTTACGTGCGAGACTCTCCAGAGCACTACGGTTGGAGGACTATATCGGATGGTGATGGTGTGTCCATCTTCGGCGGGAGCCACGTGTGGGTTGATCATTGCTCGCTCTCGAATTGTAACGATGGGTTGATTGATGCGATACGTGGATCAACGGCTATAACTATCTCTAATAATTACTTGACGCATCATAATAAGGTTATGTTATTGGGACATAGCGACACGTATGTGCAAGACAAGAACATGCAAGTCACTATCGCTTTTAACCATTTTGGAGAAGGCCTCGTCCAAAGAATGCCAAG ATGCCGACATGGATATTTCCATGTGGTGAACAACGACTACACACATTGGGAAATGTATGCAATTGGAGGAAGTGCAAATCCTACCATCAACTCTCAAGGCAACCGTTTTCTTGCTCCTGATGGTCCTGATGACAAAGAG GTAACAAAGCATGAGGATGCACCCGAGAGTGAATGGAGTAATTGGAACTGGAGATCAGAAGGAGATCTAATGCTTAACGGTGCATTCTTTACACTTTCTGGAGCTGGACCAACTAAATCGTCAAGCTATTCAAGAGCCTCAAGCCTAGCTGCTAGACCGTCCTCTCGTGTTGGTGATTTAACTATAGCATCGGGTGCACTCAGCTGCAAAAAGGGTTCTCACTGCTGA
- the LOC108827798 gene encoding probable UDP-N-acetylglucosamine--peptide N-acetylglucosaminyltransferase SPINDLY: MDRPETTIAVKYEPMTVDSPSSSSAVAIENNSKPTRPQKLVVLADLNFNPPESDDLDSSSIQLPTPPSITRLSNEESNQEGGSLSCKEVEPGEIEAKRISKVGKCRSRSKIEGSSDCGVDADGDQANQGVSASREEKISNLKMGLIHVARKMPRNAHAHFILGLMFQRLGQSQKAIPEYEKAEEILLGCEPEIARPELLLLVQMHHGQCLLLDGFADSDSVKEIEGQELEEILSKLKDSMKLDVRQAAVWNTLGLMLLKAGCLMSAISVLSSLLALVPDNYDCLTNLGVAYLQSGDLELSAKCFQELVLKDHNHPAALINYAAELLCKHSSTVAGAGANGGPEASEDQKAHLNVAKECLLAAVRADPKSAHAWVNLANSYYMMGDHRSSSKCLEKAAKVDPNCMATRFAVAVQRIKDAERSQDASDQLSWAGNEMASVIREGESVPIDPPIAWAGLAMAHKAQHEIAAAFVADRNELTEMEERATYSLKQAVTEDPEDAVRWHQLGLHCLCSQQYKLSQKYLKAAVSRSRECSYAWSNLGISLQLSDEQQEAEEVYKRALAVSTEEQAHATFSNLGNLYRQKKQYELSKAMFSKALDLKPGYAPAYNNLGLVFVAERRWEEAKFCFEKALEADSLLDAAQSNLLKATTMSKLCTCFASSSVVRDS, translated from the exons ATGGACCGGCCGGAGACGACGATCGCCGTCAAATACGAGCCCATGACCGTTGAttctccttcatcttcttcagccGTCGCCATAGAGAACAACAGCAAGCCTACTCGACCTCAAAAGCTTGTAGTTTTAGCTGACCTCAATTTCAACCCTCCTGAGAGTGACGATCTCGACTCATCATCGATTCAACTCCCTACTCCTCCTTCCATCACTAG GTTAAGTAACGAGGAAAGTAATCAAGAGGGAGGCTCATTGTCATGTAAGGAGGTAGAGCCAGGGGAAATAGAAGCGAAAAGGATCAGCAAGGTGGGGAAATGTCGCTCGAGGAGTAAGATAGAGGGTTCCTCTGATTGTGGAGTTGATGCAGATGGTGACCAGGCTAATCAAGGGGTCTCTGCATCCCGGGAAGAAAAGATTAGTAACCTCAAAATG GGTTTGATTCATGTTGCAAGGAAGATGCCCCGAAACGCTCATGCCCATTTTATTCTCGGTCTTATGTTCCAACGATTGGGCCAATCTCAAAAG GCAATACCAGAATATGAGAAGGCTGAAGAGATCTTACTAGGCTGTGAGCCAGAAATTGCTCGGCCAGAACTTCTCTTGTTAGTTCAAATGCACCATGGACAG TGTCTTCTTTTGGATGGTTTTGCGGATAGTGACTCTGTTAAAGAGATTGAGGGACAAGAGCTTGAAGAAATCCTTTCAAAACTAAAGGATTCTATGAAGCTAGATGTTAGACAGGCGGCTGTGTGGAACACCCTTGGCTTAATGCTTCTCAAAGCTGGCTGTTTGATG AGTGCTATATCGGTTTTGTCATCTTTGTTGGCTCTTGTTCCTGACAATTATGATTGCCTTACAAACCTTGGAGTTGCTTATCTTCAAAG CGGAGATTTGGAGCTCTCAGCAAAATGTTTCCAAGAGTTGGTACTCAAAGATCATAATCATCCCGCTGCTTTGATTAATTATGCTGCTGAGCTTCTCTGCAAACACAGTTCAACAGTCGCTG GTGCCGGAGCTAATGGTGGTCCTGAGGCTTCTGAAGATCAGAAGGCACACTTGAATGTCGCAAAGGAATGTCTCTTGGCTGCAGTAAGAGCAGATCCAAAGTCCGCCCATGCGTGGGTCAACCTTGCTAACTCTTACTATATGATGGGAGATCACAGAAGTTCCAGCAAATGTTTGGAGAAG GCAGCTAAAGTTGATCCGAACTGTATGGCTACAAGATTTGCTGTTGCTGTCCAACGAATCAAAGATGCTGAAAGGTCTCAGGATGCTAGCGACCAGCTTTCCTGGGCTGGCAATGAGATGGCTTCAGTGATAAGAGAAGGAGAGTCTGTTCCGATTGACCCTCCCATTGCTTGGGCAGGGCTTGCCATGGCTCACAAGGCACAGCATGAGATTGCAGCTGCTTTTGTTGCTGACCGAAATGAATTGACGGAGATGGAAGAACGAGCTACGTACAGCTTGAAGCAG GCAGTAACTGAGGATCCTGAAGATGCTGTCCGGTGGCATCAGCTTGGTCTTCATTGTCTATGTTCTCAACAGTACAAACTCTCCCAAAAATACCTCAAGGCAGCAGTTAGTCGCTCTAGGGAATGTAGCTATGCGTGGTCAAATCTGGGTATCTCGCTGCAGTTATCAGACGAACAACAAGAAGCAGAGGAAGTGTACAAGCGAGCCTTGGCAGTTTCAACAGAGGAACAAGCTCACGCGACATTCTCTAACCTAGGGAACCTCTACAGACAGAAGAAGCAGTACGAACTCTCCAAAGCAATGTTCTCAAAGGCGCTGGATCTCAAACCAGGTTACGCACCTGCATACAACAACCTCGGACTCGTGTTTGTGGCTGAACGTAGGTGGGAAGAAGCTAAGTTCTGTTTTGAGAAAGCCCTTGAGGCCGACTCGTTGCTTGACGCAGCACAGTCTAACTTGCTTAAAGCCACAACAATGTCAAAACTCTGTACTTGCTTCGCTTCTTCAAGTGTTGTCCGAGATTCTTGA
- the LOC108827800 gene encoding protein GET4, giving the protein MSRERTRRELPPVQEHIDKLKKVVEEGNGYGALQMYKSISARYVTAQRFSEALDILFSGACVELEHGLVNCGADLAILFVDTLVKAKSPCNDESLDRIRCMFKLFPRVPVPPHLVDVSDDEDVHNIQESLGEARSRVDNLTSFLRAAIRWSAEFGGPSIGYPELHAMLADYLYTECPELDMVRISRHFVRAEDPEKFASMLINFMGRCYPGEDDLAIARAVLMYLSMGNMKDANILMDEIKKQAETLSESDLIQFITYLLETLQRDALPLFSMLRAKFRSCVDREPLLNELLDEIAERFYGVQRKNPLQGMFGDIFKMMG; this is encoded by the exons ATGTCGAGAGAGAGAACCAGACGTGAACTACCTCCCGTTCAAGAG caTATTGATAAATTGAAGAAAGTGGTAGAGGAAGGCAATGGCTACGGAGCTTTGCAGATGTACAAATCCATCAGTGCCAG ATATGTTACAGCTCAGAGATTCTCTGAAGCTCTTGACATCCTCTTCTCAGGGGCATGCGTTGAACTAGAGCACGGCCTGGTGAATTGTGGAGCCGACCTTGCTATTTTGTTCGTTGACACACTAGTTAAAGCCAAGTCACCTTGCAATGATGAATCTCTTG ATCGTATCAGGTGTATGTTCAAGTTGTTTCCTCGGGTTCCTGTACCTCCTCATTTGGTTGATGTGAGCGATGATGAAGATGTTCATAATATTCAAGAATCTCTTGGGGAAGCTAGATCACGTGTTGATAACTTGACTTCCTTCTTGAGAGCTGCTATAAG ATGGTCTGCGGAGTTTGGAGGGCCAAGTATAGGGTATCCTGAGTTGCATGCTATGCTGGCTGATTATCTTTACACCGAGTGTCCTGAACTT GACATGGTTCGAATATCAAGGCATTTTGTTAGGGCCGAGGACCCTGAGAAGTTTGCATCTATGCTGATCAACTTTATGGGGAGG TGTTATCCTGGCGAAGATGACCTTGCTATTGCACGAGCAGTTCTTAT GTATTTATCTATGGGTAACATGAAAGATGCAAATATTCTGATGGATGAGATTAAGAAACAAGCGGAGACCCTTTCAGAATCAGACCTTATCCAATTTATCACTTATCTTCTGGAAAC GTTGCAGAGAGATGCATTGCCTCTTTTCAGTATGTTAAGAGCGAAATTTAGGTCTTGCGTAGATAGAGAACCGCTGCTTAATGAG TTGCTGGACGAGATTGCAGAGAGGTTTTACGGTGTGCAGCGTAAGAATCCTTTGCAAGGAATGTTTGGAGACATCTTCAAG ATGATGGGCTAA